The following proteins come from a genomic window of Streptococcus pneumoniae:
- a CDS encoding branched-chain amino acid ABC transporter permease, producing the protein MLQQLVNGLILGSVYALLALGYTMVYGIIKLINFAHGDIYMMGAFIGYFLINSFQMNFFVALIVAMLATAILGVVIEFLAYRPLRHSTRIAVLITAIGVSFLLEYGMVYLVGANTRAFPQAIQTVRYDLGPISLTNVQLMILGISLILMILLQVIVQKTKMGKAMRAVSVDSDAAQLMGINVNRTISFTFALGSALAGAAGVLIALYYNSLEPLMGVTPGLKSFVAAVLGGIGIIPGAALGGFVIGLLETFATAFGMSDFRDAIVYGILLLILIVRPAGILGKNVKEKV; encoded by the coding sequence ATGCTCCAACAACTCGTAAATGGTTTGATTCTAGGTAGTGTTTACGCGCTGTTAGCCCTAGGATATACCATGGTTTACGGAATTATCAAGCTCATCAACTTCGCCCATGGTGATATTTATATGATGGGAGCCTTTATCGGTTATTTCTTGATCAATTCTTTCCAAATGAATTTCTTTGTAGCGCTTATTGTAGCTATGCTAGCGACAGCTATTCTTGGTGTCGTGATTGAGTTTCTTGCTTACCGACCTTTGCGCCACTCTACTCGTATTGCTGTTTTGATTACGGCTATTGGGGTTTCTTTCCTATTGGAGTATGGAATGGTCTATCTGGTTGGTGCCAATACCCGTGCCTTCCCTCAAGCGATTCAAACAGTTCGATATGATTTGGGACCAATTAGCTTAACAAATGTGCAGTTAATGATTTTGGGCATTTCCTTGATTTTGATGATTTTGTTACAAGTCATTGTCCAAAAGACTAAGATGGGGAAAGCCATGCGTGCAGTATCAGTAGATAGCGACGCGGCGCAATTGATGGGGATCAATGTAAACCGTACGATTAGCTTTACCTTCGCTTTGGGTTCTGCTCTTGCGGGTGCGGCTGGTGTTCTGATTGCTCTTTATTATAACTCTCTTGAGCCTTTGATGGGGGTTACTCCAGGTCTTAAATCTTTCGTTGCCGCAGTACTTGGTGGTATCGGAATTATTCCTGGTGCGGCTCTTGGTGGCTTTGTGATTGGTCTATTGGAAACCTTTGCGACTGCCTTTGGGATGTCAGATTTCCGTGATGCCATTGTTTATGGAATCTTGTTGTTGATCTTGATTGTCCGCCCAGCTGGTATCCTTGGTAAGAATGTGAAAGAGAAGGTGTAA
- the clpP gene encoding ATP-dependent Clp protease proteolytic subunit ClpP, producing MIPVVIEQTSRGERSYDIYSRLLKDRIIMLTGPVEDNMANSVIAQLLFLDAQDSTKDIYLYVNTPGGSVSAGLAIVDTMNFIKADVQTIVMGMAASMGTVIASSGAKGKRFMLPNAEYMIHQPMGGTGGGTQQTDMSIAAEHLLKTRNTLEKILAENSGQSMEKVHADAERDNWMSAHETLEYGFIDEIMANNSLN from the coding sequence ATGATTCCTGTAGTTATTGAACAAACAAGCCGTGGAGAACGTTCTTACGATATTTACTCACGTCTTCTCAAAGACCGCATCATTATGCTGACAGGTCCGGTTGAAGACAATATGGCTAACTCTGTTATTGCCCAATTGCTTTTCTTGGATGCCCAAGATAGTACAAAAGATATTTACCTTTATGTCAATACACCAGGTGGTTCTGTTTCAGCTGGTTTGGCAATCGTAGATACCATGAACTTTATCAAGGCAGATGTCCAAACCATTGTTATGGGAATGGCTGCATCTATGGGGACTGTCATCGCATCAAGTGGAGCAAAAGGCAAACGTTTCATGCTTCCAAATGCTGAATACATGATTCACCAACCAATGGGCGGTACAGGTGGTGGTACCCAACAAACTGATATGAGTATCGCTGCAGAACACTTGCTCAAAACTCGTAATACCTTGGAAAAAATCTTGGCTGAAAATTCAGGTCAGTCAATGGAAAAAGTCCATGCAGATGCAGAACGTGATAACTGGATGAGCGCCCATGAAACACTTGAATATGGCTTTATTGATGAAATTATGGCCAACAATTCATTGAACTAA
- a CDS encoding CBS domain-containing protein, producing the protein MAVKDFMTRKVVYISPDTTVSHAADLMREQGLHRLPVIENDQLVGLVTEGTIAQASPSKATSLSIYEMNYLLNKTKVKDVMIRDVVTVSGYASLEDATYLMLKNKISILPVVDNHQVYGVITDRDVFQAFLEIAGYGEEGIRVRFVTEDEVGVLGKIVSLIVEENLNISHTVNIPRKDGKVIIEVQIDGSIDLPALKEKFEANGIQVEEIARTSAKVL; encoded by the coding sequence ATGGCAGTTAAAGATTTTATGACCCGCAAGGTAGTTTATATTAGTCCAGATACAACAGTATCTCATGCAGCAGATTTGATGAGAGAGCAAGGTTTGCACCGTCTGCCTGTTATCGAAAATGATCAATTAGTTGGTTTGGTGACTGAGGGAACCATTGCACAAGCAAGTCCATCTAAAGCAACAAGTCTTTCTATCTATGAGATGAATTATCTTCTGAATAAGACAAAAGTAAAAGATGTCATGATTCGCGATGTTGTCACTGTCTCAGGCTATGCTAGTCTAGAAGATGCAACTTATCTGATGTTGAAAAATAAGATTAGTATTCTCCCTGTCGTAGATAACCATCAAGTATACGGAGTTATTACTGACCGTGACGTTTTCCAAGCCTTTCTTGAAATTGCAGGTTATGGCGAAGAAGGGATTCGTGTACGCTTTGTTACAGAAGATGAAGTTGGTGTTCTTGGAAAAATTGTTTCTTTGATTGTAGAAGAAAATTTGAATATCTCCCATACAGTCAATATTCCGCGTAAGGATGGTAAGGTGATTATCGAAGTGCAAATCGATGGATCAATTGATTTACCAGCCTTGAAAGAAAAATTTGAAGCAAATGGTATTCAAGTGGAAGAAATCGCTCGCACTTCAGCAAAAGTCTTGTAA
- a CDS encoding branched-chain amino acid ABC transporter permease, translating into MKENLKVNILWLLLLLAGYSLISVLVSVGVLNLFYVQILQQIGINIILAVGLNLIVGFSGQFSLGHAGFMAIGAYAAAIIGSKSPTYGAFFGAMLVGALLSGAVALLVGIPTLRLKGDYLAVATLGVSEIIRIFIINGGSLTNGAAGILGIPNFTTWQMVYFFVVITTIATLNFLRSPIGRSTLSVREDEIAAESVGVNTTKIKIIAFVFGAITASIAGSLQAGFIGSVVPKDYTFINSINVLIIVVFGGLGSITGAIVSAIVLGILNMLLQDVASVRMIIYALALVLVMIFRPGGLLGTWELSLSRFFKKSKKEEQN; encoded by the coding sequence ATGAAGGAAAATTTAAAAGTTAATATTCTATGGTTACTCCTTTTGTTAGCTGGCTATAGCTTGATTAGTGTACTGGTTTCAGTCGGAGTACTTAATCTATTCTATGTACAGATTTTACAACAAATTGGAATTAATATTATTTTGGCTGTTGGTCTCAACTTAATCGTTGGTTTTTCAGGACAATTTTCACTTGGTCATGCTGGTTTCATGGCGATTGGTGCCTATGCAGCAGCTATTATTGGTTCTAAATCACCAACCTACGGTGCCTTCTTTGGAGCTATGCTTGTAGGGGCTTTGCTTTCAGGAGCAGTTGCCTTACTTGTCGGCATTCCAACCTTGCGCTTGAAGGGGGACTATCTTGCGGTAGCAACTCTAGGTGTTTCTGAAATTATCCGTATCTTTATCATCAATGGTGGAAGCCTTACAAATGGTGCGGCAGGTATTTTAGGGATTCCTAACTTTACAACTTGGCAAATGGTTTACTTCTTTGTCGTGATTACAACCATTGCAACCTTGAACTTCTTGCGTAGCCCAATTGGTCGTTCAACCCTCTCTGTTCGTGAAGATGAAATCGCTGCTGAGTCAGTTGGGGTTAATACGACTAAAATTAAAATCATCGCTTTTGTCTTTGGTGCCATTACTGCAAGTATTGCTGGGTCACTTCAGGCAGGATTTATCGGGTCTGTTGTACCGAAAGATTACACCTTCATCAACTCAATCAACGTTTTGATTATTGTTGTATTTGGTGGACTCGGTTCCATTACAGGTGCGATTGTTTCGGCTATTGTTCTGGGAATTTTAAATATGCTTCTCCAAGATGTTGCTAGTGTGCGTATGATTATTTACGCTTTGGCCTTGGTATTGGTAATGATTTTCAGACCAGGTGGACTCCTTGGAACGTGGGAACTGAGCCTATCACGTTTCTTTAAAAAATCTAAGAAGGAGGAACAAAACTAA
- a CDS encoding ABC transporter ATP-binding protein yields MSMLKVENLSVHYGMIQAVRDVSFEVNEGEVVSLIGANGAGKTTILRTLSGLVRPSSGKIEFLGQEIQKMPAQKIVAGGLSQVPEGRHVFPGLTVMENLEMGAFLKKNREENQANLKKVFSRFPRLEERKNQDAATLSGGEQQMLAMGRALMSTPKLLLLDEPSMGLAPIFIQEIFDIIQDIQKQGTTVLLIEQNANKALAISDRGYVLETGKIVLSGTGKELASSEEVRKAYLGG; encoded by the coding sequence ATGTCTATGTTAAAAGTTGAAAATCTTTCTGTGCATTACGGTATGATCCAAGCAGTCCGTGATGTAAGCTTTGAAGTTAATGAAGGAGAAGTTGTTTCCCTTATCGGTGCCAACGGTGCAGGTAAGACAACTATTCTTCGCACCTTGTCAGGTTTGGTTCGACCAAGTTCAGGAAAGATTGAATTTTTAGGTCAAGAAATCCAAAAAATGCCAGCTCAGAAAATCGTGGCAGGTGGTCTTTCACAAGTTCCAGAAGGACGCCACGTCTTTCCTGGCTTGACTGTTATGGAAAATCTTGAAATGGGAGCTTTCTTAAAGAAAAATCGTGAAGAAAATCAAGCAAACTTGAAGAAGGTTTTCTCACGCTTTCCTCGTCTTGAAGAACGTAAGAACCAAGATGCAGCTACTCTTTCAGGAGGGGAACAACAAATGCTTGCCATGGGACGCGCTCTTATGTCAACACCAAAACTTCTTCTTTTAGATGAACCATCAATGGGACTTGCCCCAATCTTCATCCAAGAGATTTTTGATATCATTCAAGATATTCAGAAGCAAGGAACAACCGTCCTCTTGATTGAACAAAATGCCAATAAAGCACTCGCAATCTCTGACCGAGGATATGTATTGGAAACAGGAAAAATCGTCCTATCAGGGACAGGAAAAGAACTCGCTTCATCAGAAGAAGTCAGAAAAGCATATCTAGGTGGCTAA
- a CDS encoding ABC transporter ATP-binding protein has translation MALLEVKQLTKHFGGLTAVGDVTLELNEGELVGLIGPNGAGKTTLFNLLTGVYEPSEGTVTLDGHLLNGKSPYKIASLGLGRTFQNIRLFKDLTVLDNVLIAFGNHHKQHVFTSFLRLPAFYKSEKELKAKALELLKIFDLDGDAETLAKNLSYGQQRRLEIVRALATEPKILFLDEPAAGMNPQETAELTELIRRIKDEFKITIMLIEHDMNLVMEVTERIYVLEYGRLIAQGTPDEIKTNKRVIEAYLGGEA, from the coding sequence ATGGCATTACTTGAAGTAAAACAGTTAACCAAACATTTTGGTGGTCTAACAGCTGTTGGAGATGTGACTCTTGAATTGAACGAAGGGGAACTGGTTGGATTAATCGGTCCAAACGGAGCTGGGAAAACCACCCTTTTCAACCTTTTGACCGGTGTTTATGAACCAAGCGAGGGAACAGTAACCCTAGATGGTCACCTTTTGAATGGGAAATCACCTTATAAGATTGCCTCTTTGGGACTTGGACGTACTTTCCAAAATATCCGTCTCTTTAAAGATTTAACAGTTTTAGATAATGTTTTGATTGCTTTTGGAAACCATCACAAACAGCATGTTTTTACTAGTTTCTTACGCTTACCAGCTTTTTACAAGAGTGAAAAAGAATTAAAGGCTAAAGCTTTGGAATTGTTGAAAATCTTTGATTTAGATGGTGATGCAGAGACTCTTGCTAAAAATCTTTCCTACGGACAACAACGTCGTTTGGAAATTGTTCGTGCCCTTGCTACGGAACCTAAAATTCTCTTCTTAGATGAACCAGCAGCAGGTATGAACCCACAGGAAACAGCCGAATTGACTGAGTTAATTCGTCGTATCAAAGATGAATTTAAGATTACAATCATGTTGATTGAACACGATATGAATCTGGTCATGGAAGTAACAGAACGTATCTACGTACTTGAATATGGCCGTTTAATTGCTCAAGGAACTCCAGACGAAATTAAGACCAATAAACGCGTTATCGAAGCTTATCTAGGAGGTGAAGCCTAA
- a CDS encoding YlbG family protein: protein MFEKVNRSGLIIYLYYNRDAKKLQDYGDITYHSKKHRYLQLYVPTQEVEQLVGRLSKEKFIKKVRVCHIQELETPFVGNLYR from the coding sequence ATGTTTGAAAAAGTCAATCGCTCTGGCTTGATTATCTATCTTTACTATAATCGTGATGCCAAAAAACTGCAGGATTATGGAGATATTACCTATCATTCCAAGAAACATCGTTACTTACAACTCTATGTTCCAACTCAAGAAGTGGAGCAATTGGTCGGACGCTTGAGCAAGGAAAAATTTATTAAAAAAGTTAGGGTTTGTCATATCCAAGAGTTGGAAACACCCTTTGTGGGCAATCTTTATCGATAG
- a CDS encoding ABC transporter substrate-binding protein, translating to MKKKFALSFVALASVALLAACGEVKSGAVNTAGNSVEEKTIKIGFNFEESGSLAAYGTAEQKGAQLAVDEINAAGGIDGKQIEVVDKDNKSETAEAASVTTNLVTQSKVSAVVGPATSGATAAAVANATKAGVPLISPSATQDGLTKGQDYLFIGTFQDSFQGKIISNYVSEKLNAKKVVLYTDNASDYAKGIAKSFRESYKGEIVADETFVAGDTDFQAALTKMKGKDFDAIVVPGYYNEAGKIVNQARGMGIDKPIVGGDGFNGEEFVQQATAEKASNIYFISGFSTTVEVSAKAKAFLDAYRAKYNEEPSTFAALAYDSVHLVANAAKGAKNSGEIKDNLAKTKDFEGVTGQTSFDADHNTVKTAYMMTMNNGKVEVAEVVKP from the coding sequence ATGAAGAAAAAATTTGCCCTATCGTTTGTGGCGCTTGCAAGTGTAGCACTTCTTGCAGCCTGTGGAGAAGTGAAGTCTGGAGCAGTCAACACTGCTGGTAACTCAGTAGAGGAAAAGACAATTAAAATCGGGTTTAACTTTGAAGAATCAGGTTCTTTAGCTGCATACGGAACAGCTGAACAAAAAGGTGCCCAATTGGCTGTTGATGAAATCAATGCCGCAGGTGGTATCGATGGAAAACAAATCGAAGTAGTCGATAAAGATAATAAGTCTGAAACAGCTGAGGCTGCTTCAGTTACAACTAACCTTGTAACCCAATCTAAAGTATCAGCAGTCGTAGGACCTGCGACATCTGGTGCGACTGCAGCTGCGGTAGCGAACGCTACAAAAGCAGGTGTTCCATTGATCTCACCAAGTGCGACTCAAGATGGATTGACTAAAGGTCAAGATTACCTCTTTATTGGAACTTTCCAAGATAGCTTCCAAGGAAAAATTATCTCAAACTATGTTTCTGAAAAATTAAATGCTAAGAAAGTTGTTCTTTACACTGACAATGCCAGTGACTATGCTAAAGGGATTGCAAAATCTTTCCGCGAGTCATACAAGGGTGAAATCGTTGCAGATGAAACTTTCGTAGCAGGTGACACAGACTTCCAAGCAGCCCTTACAAAAATGAAAGGGAAAGACTTTGATGCTATCGTTGTTCCTGGTTACTATAATGAGGCTGGTAAGATTGTAAACCAAGCGCGTGGCATGGGAATTGACAAACCAATCGTTGGTGGTGATGGATTCAACGGTGAGGAGTTTGTACAACAAGCAACTGCTGAAAAAGCATCAAACATCTACTTTATCTCAGGCTTCTCAACTACTGTAGAAGTTTCAGCTAAAGCTAAAGCCTTCCTTGACGCTTACCGTGCTAAGTACAATGAAGAGCCTTCAACATTTGCAGCCTTGGCTTATGATTCAGTTCACCTTGTAGCAAACGCAGCAAAAGGTGCTAAAAATTCAGGTGAAATCAAGGATAACCTTGCTAAAACAAAAGATTTTGAAGGTGTAACTGGTCAAACAAGCTTCGATGCAGACCACAACACAGTCAAAACTGCTTACATGATGACCATGAACAATGGTAAAGTTGAAGTAGCAGAAGTTGTAAAACCATAA